A window of the bacterium genome harbors these coding sequences:
- a CDS encoding HAMP domain-containing histidine kinase produces the protein MKMSGGPASVNLKIVLLIIAVLIAIGTLYYTQTLVRKLQEKERQIVELYAKGIEYLANTTNPDVDITFLFDNIIKPIDFPLIQSDAENNVYNRTDIRNVEIDTTLTNEQFKTFIAELIAEMDATHPPIEVKYEGIIINKIHYGDSEHIKQLRYYPYIQLSIAALFIIIGYISFSSIKRSEQSNIWVGMAKETAHQFGTPISSLMGWLEMLKLNYQDPDKVIDISEEISSDVEKLNRITYRFSKIGSKPELSNQNVIEELKQVTSYFERRLPQTGKKVDLIISGDEKACAEVNPELFGWVIENLIKNALDAIEGTTGKIEISVKELKSKVEVEVKDSGKGIEMKRRKDVFRPGYSTKKRGWGLGLSLSKRIIEGYHGGKIFVKSSMPGEGTTFKIILKSC, from the coding sequence ATGAAAATGTCTGGCGGTCCGGCATCGGTCAATCTGAAAATTGTGCTTTTAATAATCGCTGTTCTTATTGCAATAGGAACTCTTTATTACACACAAACACTAGTGCGTAAACTTCAAGAAAAGGAACGGCAGATTGTTGAACTTTATGCAAAAGGGATAGAATACCTCGCAAACACAACTAATCCTGATGTTGACATCACTTTCCTTTTCGACAATATCATTAAACCTATCGATTTCCCGTTAATTCAATCGGATGCAGAGAACAATGTTTACAACCGGACAGACATCCGTAATGTTGAAATTGATACGACCTTAACAAACGAACAATTCAAAACATTTATTGCTGAACTTATTGCTGAGATGGATGCAACTCACCCTCCTATTGAAGTTAAGTACGAGGGTATCATCATAAACAAAATTCACTATGGAGATTCAGAGCACATAAAACAATTGCGTTACTATCCATATATACAGTTATCTATTGCGGCACTTTTTATAATAATAGGATACATTAGTTTCAGCAGTATCAAGCGAAGCGAGCAGAGTAATATCTGGGTTGGAATGGCAAAAGAAACAGCTCACCAGTTTGGAACACCTATTTCCAGTCTGATGGGATGGCTGGAAATGTTGAAATTAAATTACCAGGATCCGGATAAAGTCATTGATATTTCAGAAGAGATTAGCAGCGATGTTGAAAAGCTGAATAGAATTACGTACAGATTTTCCAAGATTGGCTCCAAGCCTGAACTTTCAAATCAAAATGTTATCGAAGAACTAAAACAAGTAACCTCTTATTTTGAAAGACGGCTTCCGCAAACAGGCAAAAAAGTTGACCTGATAATTTCAGGCGATGAAAAAGCCTGTGCCGAAGTGAATCCAGAGTTGTTTGGATGGGTAATAGAAAATCTTATTAAGAATGCCCTCGATGCTATTGAAGGCACAACAGGGAAAATTGAAATTTCAGTGAAGGAATTAAAAAGCAAAGTTGAAGTGGAAGTTAAAGACAGCGGCAAAGGTATTGAAATGAAAAGAAGGAAAGATGTGTTCAGACCGGGATACAGCACCAAGAAACGCGGCTGGGGACTTGGACTCAGTCTTTCCAAAAGAATAATCGAAGGTTATCACGGCGGAAAGATTTTCGTTAAAAGCTCAATGCCCGGTGAAGGAACAACTTTTAAAATAATTTTAAAAAGCTGTTAA
- the nadA gene encoding quinolinate synthase NadA: MIDTVTTTDLAEKILQKKEQLNAVILAHYYQESEIQDIADFVGDSLELARKAKDTSAEVIVFAGVHFMAETAKILNPNKLVLLPDLEAGCSLAEGCPADKFAEFRKMHPDHLAITYINCTAEVKALSDIICTSSSAEKIINQIPKEQQILFSPDKNLGKYLIKKTGRDMLLWEGSCIVHEHFSEEKIIKLLTENPGAKLIAHPECTDSVLMWANFIGSTSKLLKFISEDKSHSYIVATEPGIIHQMKKAEPNKIFIAAPPEEESCSCNECPYMKLNTMEKLYLCMENKFPEIIIDPKIAEKALIPINRMLEMS, from the coding sequence ATGATTGATACAGTAACCACGACAGATTTGGCTGAAAAAATCCTTCAAAAAAAGGAACAGCTTAATGCAGTTATTTTGGCTCATTATTACCAGGAATCGGAGATTCAGGATATTGCTGATTTTGTAGGGGACAGTTTGGAACTAGCTAGAAAAGCTAAAGATACAAGTGCTGAAGTAATCGTTTTCGCAGGTGTTCATTTTATGGCAGAGACTGCGAAGATTTTGAACCCAAATAAGCTTGTGCTACTTCCGGATCTCGAAGCAGGATGTTCTCTTGCCGAAGGTTGTCCGGCAGATAAGTTTGCTGAATTTAGAAAAATGCATCCGGATCATTTAGCAATTACATATATCAATTGTACTGCAGAAGTAAAAGCATTAAGTGATATAATCTGCACATCTAGCAGTGCGGAAAAAATAATTAATCAGATTCCAAAAGAACAGCAGATTCTTTTCTCGCCGGATAAAAATCTTGGCAAGTATCTAATAAAAAAAACTGGCAGAGATATGCTTTTGTGGGAAGGTTCGTGTATAGTGCATGAGCATTTCAGTGAAGAAAAAATAATTAAGTTATTGACAGAAAATCCGGGAGCTAAATTAATAGCACATCCGGAGTGTACAGATTCGGTTCTGATGTGGGCAAACTTTATTGGCTCAACAAGTAAATTGTTGAAATTTATTTCAGAGGATAAATCTCACTCGTACATCGTTGCAACCGAGCCGGGAATTATTCACCAGATGAAAAAAGCGGAACCGAATAAGATTTTTATTGCAGCTCCTCCGGAAGAGGAAAGTTGTTCCTGCAATGAATGCCCTTATATGAAACTTAATACGATGGAAAAGTTGTACCTGTGTATGGAAAATAAATTTCCGGAAATAATCATTGATCCTAAAATTGCAGAGAAAGCACTAATTCCGATTAACAGAATGCTGGAAATGAGTTAA
- the aroB gene encoding 3-dehydroquinate synthase, protein MNKVLVKSIKQNYPVFVGSDTLPILPELISEYDLPKRIFVILDRNMKQYFGNKIKRTINAVAEKIHYSVVTASEKNKSLDATTKIYSALYKQQFGRDTLIISIGGGTIGDLAGFIASTYMRGVPLVHIPTTFLSMVDSSIGSKTSVNFREAKNLIGSFNSPSFVLIDIGFLKTLPQKEIISGFGEVIKYSYLTDKTLYNKLLSDFHLLKKLNLKFINEIILQCIKIKSAVVSVDEFEKSGLRKILNFGHTFAHAYESISNYKISHGKAVIIGILNALYLSYELGFINQNKLDKMIELPLKFKAELKSTKFDGEDILRSMRYDKKNKEGQNRFVLIKDFGEILVDVRANKKAVLKVLNKTNKILV, encoded by the coding sequence TTGAACAAAGTCTTAGTCAAATCAATAAAGCAAAACTATCCGGTATTTGTCGGCAGCGATACACTCCCGATTCTTCCTGAGTTAATATCTGAATACGATCTTCCCAAAAGAATTTTTGTAATTCTTGACAGAAACATGAAGCAGTATTTCGGCAATAAAATAAAGCGAACAATAAACGCAGTTGCAGAGAAAATACATTACTCGGTTGTAACAGCTTCTGAAAAAAATAAATCACTTGATGCTACTACTAAAATTTATTCTGCTCTTTACAAACAACAATTTGGAAGAGACACACTTATAATTTCAATTGGTGGTGGGACAATTGGTGATCTTGCAGGATTTATTGCTTCCACATATATGCGGGGAGTTCCACTCGTTCATATACCAACAACATTTCTTTCGATGGTTGATAGCTCAATTGGCAGCAAAACAAGCGTGAATTTCAGGGAAGCAAAAAATCTAATTGGATCATTTAATTCGCCGTCATTTGTGTTGATTGACATAGGTTTTCTTAAAACACTACCACAGAAAGAGATAATTTCAGGATTCGGTGAGGTAATTAAATATTCATATCTGACAGATAAGACATTATATAATAAGCTTCTTTCCGATTTTCATCTGTTGAAAAAATTGAATTTAAAATTTATTAACGAAATTATTTTGCAATGCATAAAAATAAAATCAGCTGTAGTATCTGTGGATGAATTTGAAAAATCCGGATTGCGAAAGATTCTAAACTTTGGTCACACTTTCGCTCATGCTTATGAAAGCATTTCTAATTATAAAATTTCTCATGGCAAAGCTGTCATAATCGGAATATTAAACGCACTATATCTTTCTTATGAATTAGGTTTTATAAATCAGAACAAGCTTGATAAAATGATTGAACTCCCACTGAAATTCAAAGCTGAATTAAAGTCAACCAAATTCGATGGAGAAGATATCCTCAGATCAATGAGATACGATAAAAAGAATAAAGAAGGACAGAACCGGTTTGTTCTGATAAAAGACTTCGGTGAAATTTTAGTAGATGTTCGGGCAAACAAAAAAGCAGTGCTTAAAGTGCTAAATAAAACGAATAAGATTTTGGTTTAA
- a CDS encoding shikimate kinase, with protein MKKKIYYLTGFMAAGKSTIGPILANTLGWNFFDLDKEVENQEGMKVVEIFDTKGESYFRKIETEILRKLSEKNESIISLGGGAIASEENFSIIKSSGKIIYLKSSPEMAYKRLRFKRDRPAFIFEGEEVPTKEEFLLRINQLLDARKGYYEQADFIIDTDNQTVGKTVDIIAKFILSES; from the coding sequence ATGAAGAAAAAAATATATTACTTAACCGGATTTATGGCTGCGGGAAAAAGCACCATCGGACCAATTCTTGCGAACACTCTCGGATGGAATTTTTTTGATCTCGATAAAGAAGTCGAAAACCAGGAAGGGATGAAAGTTGTTGAGATATTTGACACTAAAGGAGAAAGTTATTTCAGAAAAATTGAGACGGAGATTTTAAGAAAGCTTTCAGAAAAAAATGAATCAATCATTTCGCTTGGCGGGGGTGCAATTGCTAGCGAAGAAAATTTCAGCATAATCAAATCATCCGGGAAAATAATTTATTTGAAATCATCTCCTGAAATGGCTTATAAAAGATTAAGATTTAAAAGAGATCGTCCTGCTTTTATTTTTGAGGGGGAAGAAGTTCCAACGAAGGAAGAATTTTTATTGCGGATAAATCAGCTCCTCGATGCCCGGAAGGGATATTATGAGCAAGCTGATTTCATCATTGATACCGATAATCAAACTGTGGGGAAAACTGTTGATATAATTGCAAAATTTATTTTGAGTGAATCATAA
- a CDS encoding peptidylprolyl isomerase encodes MRNLAPVFIITVGALFVLFMVISDSNVLEAIGGRTNDVGSVNGTDISYQEFQMAVERQREQQKQQTGNDIPEEQFDQFRDQVWETLVTEKLIEQEVQRLGITVSNEEIKEIILGDDPPAFLKQNFIDSLGQFNRELYEQAIFDPQNEQVLLQAEEVVRQTQYRQKLQSLLEAGITVSEAEVKRKFIEQNTFMDGKFALFANALFPDTIFKPSEKELREYYDDNPDKFKINAQRKISYVLFRHEPSHADSMMVIKNLENVKKTAEGDTSDFKYFVDIYSETPYSIDTLTASGLTGEAINALKLANVGSIVGPVPSQTGGFVLYHLVNVIPSKDKFVKASHILVSQMGDDAANLAEANRIYQELINGADFKQTAIEHSKDPGSGKNGGDLGWFGKGMMVKEFEDACFSAKVGEVQKPVKSSFGYHIILVTDQSSSKYVVEKITNAVKESATTRDAKYTSANDFSYLAKKNGFEKEAELVGYTIQESGSFTMKSPSIPGVGANKRLVTFAFENGLNSVSEVHRLPNGYIVAKVSEVIADGLEKFEAQQPKVRQLYVVEKQYEKSRELALEVMKKANNDIDKVTQIDSRIQVANTGKFSAATSIPILGKDNAVIFTALSMKPGETSEPIKALRGYVVFHLTEKTPFDSTAFQNQSATLRNTVFQEKKSVSLNSWLTEIKEKANITDNRHLFFGY; translated from the coding sequence ATGAGGAACCTGGCACCAGTATTTATAATTACAGTCGGTGCTTTGTTTGTCCTCTTTATGGTAATTTCTGATTCGAACGTACTAGAAGCGATTGGCGGCAGAACGAACGATGTTGGCTCAGTTAATGGAACTGATATTTCTTACCAGGAGTTTCAAATGGCTGTCGAAAGACAAAGAGAACAGCAGAAGCAGCAAACTGGTAATGACATTCCCGAAGAACAATTTGATCAGTTCAGGGATCAGGTTTGGGAAACCCTGGTTACTGAAAAACTTATTGAACAGGAAGTACAAAGACTTGGTATTACAGTAAGTAATGAAGAAATAAAGGAAATTATTTTGGGAGATGATCCTCCGGCTTTCCTTAAACAGAATTTTATCGATTCACTTGGACAGTTTAATCGTGAATTGTACGAACAAGCAATTTTCGATCCGCAGAACGAACAGGTTCTTTTACAGGCTGAAGAAGTAGTAAGGCAAACTCAATACAGACAAAAATTGCAAAGTCTGCTTGAAGCCGGCATTACAGTAAGTGAAGCTGAAGTGAAAAGAAAATTCATTGAGCAGAATACTTTTATGGATGGTAAGTTTGCACTTTTTGCTAACGCTCTATTTCCGGATACAATATTTAAACCTTCTGAAAAAGAACTGAGAGAATATTATGATGACAATCCTGATAAATTCAAAATAAATGCACAAAGAAAAATTTCGTACGTTTTATTTCGACACGAACCCTCACATGCAGATAGCATGATGGTGATTAAGAATCTTGAAAACGTTAAGAAGACTGCTGAGGGAGACACTTCCGACTTCAAATATTTTGTAGATATTTATTCCGAGACACCTTATTCCATTGATACTTTAACAGCTTCGGGTTTAACTGGCGAAGCAATCAATGCTCTAAAGCTAGCAAATGTTGGTTCAATTGTAGGACCGGTTCCTTCTCAAACCGGAGGATTTGTGCTTTATCATCTCGTAAACGTAATACCTTCAAAAGACAAGTTTGTCAAAGCTTCACACATTTTAGTTTCACAAATGGGAGATGACGCCGCAAACCTGGCTGAAGCAAACCGGATTTATCAGGAATTAATTAACGGTGCTGATTTCAAACAGACGGCTATCGAGCATTCAAAAGATCCCGGTTCAGGCAAAAACGGTGGCGATCTTGGTTGGTTCGGAAAGGGAATGATGGTAAAGGAGTTTGAGGATGCATGTTTTTCAGCTAAAGTTGGCGAAGTTCAAAAGCCTGTCAAAAGTTCTTTTGGTTATCACATAATACTTGTGACAGATCAATCAAGCAGCAAATATGTTGTCGAAAAAATTACTAATGCAGTAAAAGAATCAGCAACAACCCGTGATGCAAAATATACTTCAGCAAATGATTTTTCCTACCTTGCAAAGAAAAACGGATTTGAAAAAGAAGCAGAGCTTGTGGGATATACTATTCAGGAAAGCGGAAGCTTCACAATGAAGAGTCCTTCTATTCCCGGCGTCGGTGCTAACAAAAGACTTGTGACTTTTGCATTTGAGAATGGATTGAATTCCGTCAGTGAAGTTCACAGATTGCCTAATGGATATATTGTCGCTAAAGTTTCAGAGGTAATTGCAGACGGACTTGAAAAATTTGAAGCTCAGCAGCCGAAAGTGCGTCAGCTTTATGTTGTTGAAAAACAGTACGAAAAATCGCGTGAGCTGGCTTTGGAGGTTATGAAGAAAGCTAATAATGATATTGATAAAGTAACTCAAATCGATTCGAGAATTCAGGTCGCTAATACTGGAAAATTCAGCGCTGCCACTTCAATTCCGATTCTGGGAAAGGATAATGCAGTTATATTTACAGCCCTTTCTATGAAACCGGGTGAAACATCTGAGCCAATAAAAGCATTAAGAGGTTATGTTGTCTTCCACCTGACTGAAAAAACTCCATTTGATTCTACTGCATTTCAAAATCAAAGTGCAACTCTCAGAAACACAGTTTTCCAGGAGAAAAAATCAGTATCTCTAAATTCCTGGTTAACAGAAATTAAGGAGAAAGCTAATATAACGGACAACAGACATCTGTTCTTCGGTTATTAA
- a CDS encoding Crp/Fnr family transcriptional regulator, translated as MEKVEFLKTVPIFSELKDETLAQLSRSGSVQSFSKESIILSEKDAGSALFIIISGKVKISRISSEDNDKEVILSILNPSDFFGEMSLLDGLERSATATAMEDSKIFIIQRNDFLKLLEEHPEVSIALLQELTQRLRVAGMKIKALSLKDAEGKVATVLLQLADDIGKIKHGVVEIERLPFQHELANMAGTSRETISRTLHSFAKKGLIELEGSKLRIVEYEKFKSLYAL; from the coding sequence TTGGAAAAAGTTGAATTTTTAAAGACTGTTCCCATCTTTTCTGAATTAAAAGATGAAACACTTGCACAGTTATCCCGGTCCGGCTCGGTCCAAAGTTTTTCGAAAGAATCCATAATCTTGTCAGAGAAAGACGCCGGTTCTGCTCTGTTTATCATCATTTCCGGAAAAGTTAAAATTTCCAGGATTAGTTCTGAGGATAACGATAAAGAAGTGATTCTTTCAATCCTAAATCCCTCTGATTTTTTTGGAGAAATGTCTCTACTCGACGGTCTCGAGAGATCAGCAACGGCTACTGCTATGGAGGATTCAAAAATTTTTATAATCCAGAGGAATGACTTTTTAAAGCTGCTTGAAGAACATCCGGAAGTGTCAATTGCATTACTGCAGGAATTAACTCAAAGACTGCGTGTTGCCGGAATGAAGATAAAAGCACTTTCCCTTAAAGATGCCGAAGGAAAAGTTGCAACTGTTCTACTTCAGCTTGCTGATGATATCGGGAAAATAAAACACGGTGTTGTTGAAATTGAAAGACTTCCCTTCCAGCACGAACTGGCTAACATGGCGGGGACTTCAAGAGAAACGATTTCACGGACACTTCATTCTTTTGCCAAGAAAGGTTTAATTGAACTTGAGGGTTCAAAATTGAGAATTGTGGAATACGAAAAGTTTAAATCCCTTTATGCTCTCTGA
- a CDS encoding PHP domain-containing protein, whose product MAAEKTDLHLHSYYSDGYHAPERLIDKAFNQGISTLSITDHDSVNGINEATDYAKKYNIEVIPGLEISTDIRDTEVHILGYFVDPKNKDLEHYLNFFREERVKRAARMVKKLNVLGLDITIDDVMVFAKNSAIGRPHIAQALLAKGQVKSFFEAFYKYIGNHAPAYERKVHLSPQSAFKIISDAGGLSFIAHPGNMPEILIKELIDAGVDGIEVIHPSHSPEQVRFYRGIVNEYFLLESGGSDFHGGKREDDENLGKYYTSAKVVETMKTRLVRNIE is encoded by the coding sequence ATGGCTGCTGAGAAAACCGATCTACATCTGCATTCCTATTATTCCGATGGATATCATGCACCGGAACGATTAATTGATAAAGCTTTTAACCAGGGAATCAGCACACTAAGTATTACTGACCACGATAGTGTAAATGGAATCAATGAAGCAACAGATTACGCAAAAAAATATAACATCGAAGTTATCCCCGGTCTTGAAATTAGTACAGATATTAGAGATACAGAAGTGCACATTCTTGGATATTTTGTTGATCCAAAGAATAAAGACCTCGAACATTATCTTAACTTCTTCCGTGAGGAAAGAGTAAAGAGAGCTGCTCGAATGGTAAAAAAGCTTAACGTACTTGGTCTCGACATAACAATTGATGATGTTATGGTCTTTGCAAAAAATTCAGCGATAGGAAGGCCGCATATTGCACAAGCATTGCTTGCCAAGGGACAGGTCAAATCATTTTTTGAAGCATTCTATAAATACATCGGAAACCATGCACCTGCTTATGAACGGAAAGTTCATTTATCTCCGCAGAGTGCTTTTAAAATTATAAGTGATGCCGGAGGATTATCATTTATTGCCCATCCCGGAAATATGCCTGAAATCCTTATTAAAGAATTAATTGATGCAGGAGTGGATGGAATCGAAGTTATTCATCCTTCTCATTCACCTGAGCAAGTGAGATTTTATCGCGGAATTGTTAATGAATACTTCCTGCTGGAATCCGGTGGTTCAGACTTTCACGGTGGAAAAAGAGAAGATGACGAAAATCTAGGTAAGTATTATACCTCTGCCAAGGTAGTTGAAACAATGAAAACAAGGCTCGTTAGGAATATTGAATGA
- a CDS encoding ABC-F family ATP-binding cassette domain-containing protein, with the protein MIDLSNISLQFTGEYLFQNVNLKIHSGDKICLVGSNGTGKTSLLKMLVGQIEPESGGINKQKNITIGYLPQDQVVHRGKTLIDEVFTALSDIKSLQQKEKEIIAQLESPSLNDEEKEDLVNQLGEVHLRLEELESYNAEYKIEKILTGLGFTEKDFRRLTDEFSGGWQMRIAMAKLLIAQNDLLLFDEPTNHLDLDSLQWLIGYIQSFKGSMIIVSHDKNFVNLTTNRTWEIFLRKINPYNGKLNDYLKYKEERDQMLINQREIQQKKIKDTQRFIERFRYKATKARQVQSRIKQLEKVELIEIPDDEETVNIRFPNPPPSGAYNVELNGIHKSFGEMKLFDGIDFRVNRGDKIAFVGPNGAGKTTLSKIIAGKIDIDKGERISGHNNIISYYSQDVADSLNPEIDLIETLDSIGSDKSIGQLRSLLGAFLFTGDDVFKKVGVLSGGEKSRLALAKILLSPSNFIILDEPTNHLDYSSKKVLQQALVNFSGTLILVSHDVEFLKPIANRVVDIRAGKVKIYEGDIEYYLYKRNEETQPVTPIKIEQLTETSSRKEQKRIEAEKRQQRYKATKDLKEKLTKLEKEIHELERELEKINTVLINPDTYNNHTQIRELNEKHKELKLSLDEKVKEWEEVSLSLEEVEREFS; encoded by the coding sequence ATGATTGATCTCTCCAACATCTCTCTTCAGTTCACCGGGGAATATCTTTTCCAGAATGTTAATTTAAAAATCCATTCAGGTGATAAAATTTGTCTCGTCGGTTCAAATGGAACAGGTAAAACTTCTTTGCTTAAAATGCTCGTCGGACAAATTGAACCTGAAAGTGGAGGAATCAACAAACAAAAAAATATTACGATCGGTTACCTTCCGCAGGATCAGGTTGTTCATCGCGGAAAGACTTTAATTGATGAAGTGTTCACTGCCCTTTCTGATATCAAATCACTTCAGCAAAAAGAAAAAGAAATTATTGCTCAGCTTGAATCTCCTTCTTTAAATGATGAAGAAAAAGAAGATCTAGTAAACCAGCTTGGCGAAGTTCATCTTCGTTTGGAAGAACTCGAATCATATAACGCAGAATATAAAATTGAAAAAATTCTCACCGGACTTGGATTTACAGAAAAAGATTTCAGAAGGTTGACTGATGAATTTTCCGGCGGATGGCAGATGCGTATTGCAATGGCAAAGCTTCTCATTGCTCAGAATGATTTACTCTTGTTTGACGAACCAACAAACCATCTCGATCTCGATTCACTGCAATGGCTGATTGGTTACATTCAAAGCTTTAAAGGTTCGATGATAATTGTTTCTCACGATAAGAATTTTGTTAATCTTACAACAAACCGAACGTGGGAAATCTTTCTCAGGAAGATCAATCCATACAACGGCAAGCTGAATGATTACCTGAAATACAAAGAAGAACGCGACCAAATGCTGATTAACCAGCGGGAAATTCAGCAGAAAAAAATTAAAGACACTCAAAGATTTATTGAACGCTTCCGTTACAAGGCAACAAAAGCACGACAGGTTCAAAGCAGAATTAAACAGCTTGAAAAAGTCGAGCTGATTGAAATACCGGATGATGAAGAAACGGTTAACATAAGATTTCCCAATCCCCCGCCAAGCGGAGCTTACAATGTTGAGTTGAATGGAATCCATAAATCTTTCGGTGAGATGAAGCTGTTTGATGGAATTGATTTCAGAGTGAACCGTGGAGACAAGATTGCATTTGTCGGACCGAATGGTGCGGGCAAAACTACACTTTCAAAAATCATCGCGGGAAAGATCGATATTGATAAAGGTGAAAGAATTAGCGGACATAACAATATCATTTCCTATTACTCACAGGATGTTGCTGATTCATTAAATCCTGAAATTGATCTTATTGAAACTCTAGACTCAATTGGCTCTGACAAATCAATCGGACAACTTCGATCTCTGCTTGGTGCATTTCTTTTTACAGGCGATGATGTTTTCAAGAAAGTCGGAGTGCTTTCCGGAGGAGAAAAAAGCAGACTGGCACTTGCAAAGATTTTGCTCTCCCCTTCCAATTTTATAATTCTCGATGAGCCGACAAACCATCTCGATTACTCATCCAAAAAAGTTTTGCAGCAGGCTTTGGTTAACTTTTCCGGTACGCTGATACTTGTTTCTCACGATGTGGAATTTCTCAAACCAATTGCAAACAGAGTCGTTGATATACGTGCAGGCAAAGTAAAAATTTACGAAGGCGATATTGAATACTACCTTTATAAAAGAAATGAGGAAACTCAACCAGTAACGCCAATAAAAATTGAACAACTAACTGAAACATCCTCCCGCAAAGAGCAAAAGCGTATTGAAGCTGAGAAACGCCAACAGAGATATAAAGCAACAAAAGATTTGAAGGAAAAGCTGACAAAGCTTGAAAAAGAAATTCACGAACTTGAGCGGGAGCTTGAAAAAATAAACACAGTTCTTATCAATCCCGACACATACAACAACCACACACAAATACGTGAACTTAATGAGAAGCACAAAGAGCTGAAATTATCTCTTGATGAAAAAGTAAAAGAATGGGAAGAAGTGAGTTTGAGTTTGGAGGAGGTTGAGAGAGAGTTTAGTTAA
- a CDS encoding T9SS type A sorting domain-containing protein, whose protein sequence is MLKVTYLISTLLLFVYCSTPHKTTDETSSQYKLTDENGNPFSPSTTIIYDLKKDQNVSLIIFDINGNPVDTLVNAFQLKGNYQIMPSFFDNESGVYLYKLETEDTTYVKKMLILK, encoded by the coding sequence ATGTTGAAAGTAACTTATTTAATTTCAACTCTTTTACTATTCGTGTATTGTTCGACACCTCATAAAACAACAGATGAGACCTCAAGTCAATATAAGTTGACTGATGAAAATGGAAATCCGTTTTCACCTTCAACTACAATAATTTATGATTTAAAAAAAGATCAGAATGTGAGTCTTATAATTTTTGACATAAATGGAAATCCTGTAGACACACTGGTTAATGCATTCCAGTTGAAAGGTAACTACCAAATTATGCCAAGCTTCTTTGATAATGAATCTGGAGTATACTTATATAAATTGGAAACTGAAGATACAACCTATGTAAAGAAAATGTTAATATTGAAATAA
- a CDS encoding ROK family protein: MTEAAILLFDKNTFLLSFSKTKKDHFQMHRDSVISIDMGGTKVLGCVVNSKEEIIASVKKPTDPTVSRKKYVHQLAEIVYELIEEAHVNRKKIKAVCLGVPGLLNPDSGVIGLAPNLGLKNFNIKKALEAEIPFPVLIENDVNLGALGIKTFGVGKKAENMLAVFVGTGIGGGLIIDGKMYRGSNYVAGEIGHMLVEKNGPKCGCGRKGCFEAIASRTAIVNKIIKDIKSGKRSKLSKQVKAGERIRSKSLSNAVKSGDKVVRRRIKEGCEVIGETLASIANLLNLDLIVLGGGMIEALDFYMLPLIKESFSEHVLNDSAKGLKIVASKLGDDAAVYGGIALAEEFLGVRV, encoded by the coding sequence ATGACAGAAGCAGCGATTCTTCTTTTTGATAAAAACACATTTCTCCTTAGTTTTTCCAAAACAAAAAAGGATCACTTCCAGATGCACAGAGATTCAGTAATCAGCATAGATATGGGCGGGACGAAAGTGCTCGGCTGTGTTGTAAATTCCAAAGAGGAAATAATCGCCAGCGTAAAAAAACCAACCGATCCGACTGTCTCCAGGAAAAAATATGTCCACCAGCTTGCAGAAATTGTTTATGAGCTGATCGAGGAAGCTCACGTTAACCGAAAAAAAATAAAAGCTGTTTGTCTTGGTGTACCCGGATTGCTTAATCCGGATTCAGGCGTAATTGGATTGGCTCCAAATCTCGGGTTGAAAAATTTTAACATAAAAAAAGCTCTCGAAGCTGAAATTCCTTTCCCTGTTTTAATAGAAAATGATGTAAACCTCGGTGCGCTTGGAATAAAAACTTTTGGAGTCGGGAAGAAAGCAGAAAATATGCTTGCAGTGTTTGTCGGGACAGGAATCGGCGGAGGATTGATAATTGACGGAAAGATGTACCGCGGTTCAAATTATGTTGCAGGAGAGATTGGACATATGCTTGTCGAGAAAAACGGACCAAAATGCGGCTGCGGAAGAAAGGGATGCTTTGAAGCTATCGCAAGCAGAACGGCAATCGTAAATAAAATTATAAAGGATATTAAATCGGGCAAGCGAAGCAAGCTTTCGAAGCAGGTTAAAGCAGGTGAGAGAATAAGAAGCAAGTCGCTATCCAATGCTGTTAAGTCCGGAGATAAAGTTGTCCGGAGAAGAATTAAAGAAGGATGCGAAGTGATTGGGGAAACTCTTGCAAGCATAGCAAATCTGTTAAACCTCGATTTGATCGTTCTCGGCGGAGGAATGATTGAAGCGCTGGATTTTTATATGCTTCCTTTAATAAAAGAATCTTTTTCCGAACACGTGCTTAATGATTCTGCCAAAGGTTTGAAAATTGTTGCTTCAAAGCTTGGAGATGATGCAGCGGTTTACGGTGGTATTGCTCTTGCCGAAGAGTTTTTGGGTGTGAGGGTTTAG